A single region of the Pseudorhodoplanes sp. genome encodes:
- a CDS encoding thymidine phosphorylase family protein has translation MTDNGTSRPQLKIRRINLDTGRENVAVISRRSKALRPEVFRGFSRVEVRRDSKVLLATLLITDDDALVGPDEIGLSDPAFRRFGCPAGGFASVTPSAPPASMDSVRAKIQGRTLTGGEIAGIVSDLTHYRYSDMEIAAFLFAFASFTTSDELLALTQVMAKTGTELRWDTPIVVDKHCIGGIPGNRTSMVVVPIVAAHGLMIPKTSSRAITSPAGTADTMEVLARVDLGVDEMKEVVGACNGCLVWGGHVNLAPADDILISVERPLSLDTREQMVASIISKKLAAGSTHLLLDVPVGPTAKVANATEAMRLRKLFEFVGDRFGISIEVVTTDGRQPIGSGIGPVLEAQDVMAVLSNDPAAPPDLREKSLRLAAHLLEYDPKLRGGAGYTRARDLLASGAALKQMQKIIDAQGPSVCRTDLGTLTIDVPAPADGIVMSIDCLRLNRIARTAGAPIDKGAGIRIFKKIGDRVEQGEPLYRIHCLDQPEHGLAAAAARSDAGYVVDGHRTRQGDAQP, from the coding sequence ATGACTGACAACGGCACGTCGCGCCCGCAACTGAAGATCCGACGGATCAATCTTGATACCGGGCGGGAAAACGTCGCAGTGATCTCGCGCCGATCAAAGGCGCTGCGGCCGGAGGTCTTCCGCGGGTTCAGCCGCGTCGAGGTGCGCCGGGATTCGAAGGTGCTGCTGGCGACGCTTCTGATCACGGACGATGACGCGCTTGTTGGCCCCGACGAAATCGGCCTGTCGGACCCCGCCTTTCGCCGCTTTGGCTGCCCGGCCGGAGGATTCGCGAGCGTGACGCCGTCGGCGCCGCCCGCCAGCATGGATTCCGTCCGCGCCAAGATCCAGGGGCGCACCCTCACCGGGGGGGAGATCGCCGGCATCGTGAGCGATCTCACGCATTATCGCTATTCGGATATGGAGATCGCCGCATTCCTGTTTGCCTTCGCCAGCTTCACCACCAGCGACGAATTGCTGGCGCTCACGCAGGTCATGGCCAAGACCGGCACGGAGCTGCGTTGGGACACACCGATCGTCGTCGACAAGCATTGCATCGGCGGAATTCCCGGCAATCGCACCTCGATGGTCGTGGTGCCGATCGTGGCCGCGCACGGGCTGATGATTCCCAAAACCTCCTCGCGCGCCATCACCTCGCCCGCCGGCACCGCCGACACTATGGAAGTGCTCGCCCGCGTCGATCTCGGCGTCGACGAGATGAAAGAGGTCGTCGGCGCCTGCAACGGCTGCCTGGTCTGGGGCGGGCATGTCAATCTGGCGCCGGCCGACGACATTCTCATTTCGGTGGAACGCCCGCTGAGCCTCGACACCCGCGAGCAGATGGTGGCCTCGATCATCTCCAAGAAGCTCGCTGCGGGATCGACGCATCTCCTGCTCGACGTGCCGGTAGGCCCGACCGCCAAGGTGGCCAATGCCACCGAAGCCATGCGCCTGCGCAAGCTGTTCGAATTCGTCGGCGACCGTTTCGGCATTTCCATCGAAGTCGTCACCACCGACGGCCGCCAGCCGATTGGGTCGGGCATCGGGCCGGTGCTGGAGGCGCAGGATGTCATGGCGGTCCTGTCCAACGATCCCGCGGCGCCGCCCGATCTGCGCGAGAAATCGCTGCGGCTCGCCGCGCACTTGCTGGAATACGACCCGAAGCTGCGCGGCGGCGCCGGCTATACGCGCGCCCGTGACTTGCTGGCGAGCGGCGCCGCCCTCAAGCAGATGCAGAAGATCATCGATGCGCAGGGTCCCTCGGTCTGCCGCACCGATCTCGGCACGCTGACCATCGACGTGCCGGCGCCGGCCGACGGAATCGTCATGTCGATCGATTGCCTGCGGCTCAACCGCATTGCGCGCACCGCCGGCGCGCCGATCGACAAGGGCGCCGGCATCAGGATTTTCAAGAAGATCGGCGACCGCGTGGAGCAAGGCGAGCCGCTCTATCGCATCCATTGTCTTGACCAGCCTGAGCACGGGCTTGCGGCGGCGGCGGCCAGGAGCGACGCAGGCTATGTGGTCGACGGGCACCGGACGCGGCAAGGCGACGCACAGCCGTGA
- a CDS encoding 1-phosphofructokinase family hexose kinase, whose translation MTKIITLTANPAIDISTKLGKIEPFTKLRCAPARRHPGGGGINVARAVKRLGGEVAAIYPAGGIAGGLLRSLVDQEGVQSLVIAAREETRENFTVFEDSTGRQYRFLLPGPALSEAEADECLSWLQSADPAPDFLVASGSLPPGLPEDFFARATDIAKARGAKVVVDSSGAALKAAVARGIYLIKPNRREFCELTGETSRDDAALVRAARKLIGAGLVELIALTRGPEGALLIGRDRVWRAEGLPIEAVSVVGAGDSFTGAMVLALAQNKSPDAALRYAVAAGSAALLSPGTELCRLEDVARLLPQVVVREAAFPPLRA comes from the coding sequence TTGACCAAGATCATCACCCTGACCGCGAATCCGGCCATCGATATTTCAACGAAACTAGGCAAGATCGAGCCATTCACCAAATTGCGCTGCGCGCCGGCACGCCGCCATCCGGGCGGCGGCGGGATCAATGTCGCCCGCGCGGTGAAGCGGCTCGGCGGCGAGGTCGCGGCGATTTATCCGGCCGGCGGAATTGCGGGCGGGTTGCTGCGAAGTCTGGTTGATCAGGAGGGGGTGCAGAGCCTGGTCATTGCCGCACGCGAGGAGACCCGGGAGAATTTTACGGTCTTTGAGGACTCGACCGGCCGGCAATATCGCTTCCTGTTGCCGGGGCCGGCGCTGAGCGAGGCGGAAGCGGACGAATGTCTATCGTGGCTTCAGAGTGCCGATCCTGCGCCCGACTTCCTGGTCGCCAGCGGCAGCCTGCCGCCGGGGCTGCCGGAGGATTTCTTCGCACGCGCGACCGACATTGCCAAAGCCAGGGGCGCGAAGGTGGTGGTGGACAGTTCGGGCGCGGCGCTGAAGGCGGCGGTGGCGCGCGGCATCTATCTGATTAAACCGAACAGGCGCGAATTCTGTGAACTGACCGGAGAGACGTCGCGCGACGACGCGGCCCTGGTGCGCGCGGCGCGCAAGCTCATTGGCGCTGGTCTCGTCGAGCTGATCGCGCTCACGCGCGGGCCGGAGGGCGCGCTGCTGATCGGCCGCGACCGGGTCTGGCGCGCGGAGGGTTTGCCGATCGAGGCGGTGAGCGTGGTGGGGGCGGGCGACAGCTTCACCGGCGCGATGGTCTTGGCGCTGGCGCAGAACAAAAGCCCGGACGCAGCGCTCCGATACGCGGTGGCGGCCGGCTCGGCGGCGCTCCTGAGTCCAGGGACCGAACTCTGCCGGCTGGAGGATGTCGCGCGCCTGCTGCCGCAGGTCGTGGTGCGCGAGGCCGCGTTTCCGCCTTTGCGGGCATAA
- a CDS encoding ribose-phosphate diphosphokinase, translated as MTAALIHALSSAAGDAKRLGDSLGIATHDIAVHGFPDGELRVTVAAASPVAIVYAPLDRPNDKLITILFAAEALRRNGARRVILVAPYLCYMRQDAAFRAGEAISQRVIGRLLADAFDRIVTVDAHLHRTRDIRKVFPGAEADDLSAVPAIAAALRKSGLDPATIVVGPDSESRAWVGHLAAELGLAATVADKRRHDDLSVDITFADTAKLAERPALLLDDIVSSGGTLIACANALGAAGARSVDAIVTHALFPMDLMPSFKAAGIRSLRSTHSVPHPTNAIPLDDILAEALRGELVDRVAGDMP; from the coding sequence GTGACCGCAGCCCTCATCCATGCCTTGTCGTCTGCGGCCGGCGACGCCAAACGGCTGGGCGACTCGCTCGGCATCGCCACGCATGACATTGCCGTTCACGGCTTTCCCGACGGCGAATTGCGCGTGACGGTCGCCGCCGCCTCGCCCGTCGCCATCGTCTATGCGCCGCTTGACAGGCCGAATGACAAGCTCATCACGATCCTGTTCGCGGCCGAGGCCTTGCGGCGCAATGGCGCGCGCCGTGTCATCCTGGTTGCGCCCTATCTCTGCTACATGCGCCAGGACGCCGCGTTTCGCGCCGGTGAAGCGATCAGCCAACGCGTGATCGGCCGGCTGCTCGCCGATGCATTCGATCGCATCGTCACCGTCGACGCGCATCTGCATCGCACGCGCGATATTCGCAAAGTGTTTCCGGGCGCGGAGGCGGACGATCTGTCGGCGGTGCCGGCGATTGCCGCCGCCTTGCGAAAGTCCGGGCTCGATCCGGCGACCATCGTCGTGGGACCGGACTCTGAATCCCGCGCCTGGGTCGGCCACCTCGCCGCCGAGCTCGGGCTTGCCGCGACGGTGGCCGACAAGCGGCGGCACGACGACCTCTCGGTCGACATCACCTTTGCCGACACGGCAAAGCTCGCGGAGCGTCCCGCTTTGCTGCTGGACGACATCGTCTCCTCCGGCGGCACTCTGATCGCATGCGCGAATGCGCTCGGCGCGGCCGGCGCGCGCTCGGTCGACGCGATCGTCACCCACGCCTTGTTTCCGATGGACCTGATGCCCTCTTTCAAAGCCGCCGGCATACGCTCGCTGCGCTCGACCCACAGCGTTCCGCATCCCACGAACGCCATTCCGCTCGATGATATTCTTGCCGAAGCGCTGCGCGGCGAGCTTGTCGACCGCGTCGCCGGAGACATGCCATGA